Proteins from one Panicum virgatum strain AP13 chromosome 7K, P.virgatum_v5, whole genome shotgun sequence genomic window:
- the LOC120640144 gene encoding MEIOTIC F-BOX protein MOF-like: MAPKRSGEMLASKPATRSPGRCPAIAEDRLSSLQDRHLHRIMSFLTARQPVRTCVLSRRWRNLWRSMPCLDIDQREFDAAAPGAARGDRVAWECGRFVEFVDCLLMLHGASSLDRFRCHVTHGYEFKVVDRWIRHGINCNPAVMEISWSSSTAFFSGLPHSGSTGCRLKRLHLAGIALDTGFARQLRSGCPVLEDLQLERCLLDSPEITSHTLKSLIVTDCTSYFDTVLTITSPALASFHLAITTTGSNWRGIIVNEMPSLVKASIRSESPVASCKLLCSLVHVGTLELSGSKTLNIPSMFEDEPDGDVQNAGGGVVDEPEGFEVEGVDSVAPG; this comes from the exons ATGGCTCCAAAGCGCTCTGGAG AGATGCTGGCCTCAAAGCCGGCTACGCGAAGCCCTGGCAGGTGCCCTGCCATCGCCGAGGACAGGCTGAGCTCGCTGCAGGACCGCCACCTCCACAGAATCATGTCGTTCCTCACGGCGAGGCAGCCCGTGCGGACGTGCGTGCTGTCGCGGAGGTGGAGGAACCTCTGGCGCTCCATGCCCTGCCTCGACATCGACCAGCGGGAGTTCGACGCCGCGGCACCGGGGGCGGCTAGGGGCGACCGCGTGGCCTGGGAGTGCGGCAGGTTCGTGGAATTCGTCGATTGCCTGCTGATGCTCCACGGCGCATCGTCACTGGACAGGTTCCGGTGCCATGTCACTCACGGATACGAGTTTAAAGTCGTCGACCGATGGATCCGCCATGGCATCAACTGCAACCCTGCGGTCATGGAGATTTCGTGGTCTTCCTCCACTGCATTCTTTTCTGGGCTACCTCATTCAGGCTCCACTGGATGTCGCCTCAAAAGGTTGCATCTTGCTGGGATTGCTTTGGACACGGGTTTCGCACGGCAACTCCGGTCTGGCTGCCCTGTCCTGGAAGATCTGCAGCTCGAGAGGTGTCTTCTTGATTCTCCGGAAATCACGTCTCACACCCTGAAGAGCTTAATAGTCACCGATTGTACAAGTTACTTTGATACTGTGCTGACGATCACATCTCCAGCTCTGGCTTCTTTCCACTTGGCCATTACTACGACTGGATCTAACTGGAGGGGCATTATAGTGAATGAGATGCCTTCCCTTGTCAAAGCATCGATTCGTTCAGAATCTCCTGTTGCCTCGTGCAAGCTTCTTTGCAGCCTAGTTCACGTGGGAACGTTAGAACTGTCTGGTTCAAAAACATTG AACATACCATCAATGTTCGAAGACGAACCCGACGGCGATGTCCagaacgccggcggcggagtcgtggacgagCCGGAGGGGTTCGAAGTCGAGGGCGTTGACAGCGTGGCGCCGGGGTGA